CCGCTTGGGCGGCTCGTTTCATGCTTTCGATTGCCCAAAACAAATTTACGGCTGTCGGCCGGCTGGTCGCCAAATGCACGGCTGTATCTTCGAGTTGAGCGAAGAGTGTCGCCTCATTGGCGTCGAGCGCCGGCTGCACTCCCAAGCACATTCCATAGGCCGCGGCGATGCCAATTGCCGGTGCCCCGCGAATTTGCAACCGTCGAATGGCTTGCCATAGCGTTTCCACATCGCGGCATTCGATTTCAACCAATTCCAGCGGCAGCCGTGTCTGATCGATCAACCTTAAATGCCCGTCGATGCCTCCCACCCAGTGCAGTGTTAACACCGGAGATTGCGGTCCACTGTGGTCAGCATCGGATGCGCGGTTGCCTGACCCGGATACAGGAATGTTCATGCAACGTCAAAACCTAGCGTGATAGTGCATACCGAAGGTTTCGGCCACGGGTCGGTTGGTTACTTCGCTGTCGATAATGTTCACCGCAGCCGCAATCGGCGGTAATTCCTGAGCTGCCCGCACAATGCTGCGGTTGGCCAACTCCAGCACCCAAGGCAGCGTGACATTGCACAGGGCGTAGGTACTGGTGCGGCCGACAGCGCCTGGCATGTTGGTCACACAGTAATGCAGCACTTCGTCGACGATGTACGTAGGCTCGCTATGAGTTGTCGGCTTGCTGGTGGCGATACAGCCCCCCTGGTCAATGGCCACGTCGATAATCACACTGCCGTGTTTCATCAATTTCAAATCTTCGCGTTCCACCAGCATCGGTGCTTTAGCGCCGGGAATGAGGACTGCCCCGATGACCAAATCGGCCAGCTTGAGATATTCGCGCACCGTATGACGATCGCTGAACAGCACGTCAACATTGGCGGGCGTCACGTCATCCAGATATCGCAAACGATCCATGTTCACGTCTAATAGTGCAATGTTTGCGCCAAAACCGGCTGCTACTTTGGCCGCATTCGCACCAACCACACCGCCGCCCAAAATCAAAATATTTGCCGGTGCCACTCCTGGCACGCCGCCCAGTAAAATGCCACGCCCTTGCTGCGGTCGCTCTAAATACTTGGCCCCTTCCTGAACGCTCATGCGGCCTGCTACTTCGCTCATCGGTGTTAACAACGGCAGACGCCCCCGATCGTCACGCAATGTTTCGTAGGCGATGGCAGTTGCACCTGTCGCCAGGAACGATTCGGTCAGTTTTCTATCGGCTGCGAAATGAAAATACGTGAACAGCGCCTGCCCTCGCCGCAACAAAGGTATTTCTTGCGGTTGAGGTTCTTTCACCTTCACAATCATTTCAGCTTCGGCAAATATCGCCTCGGCCCGGTCGACCATTCGCGCGCCGGCTTGTTCGTACAACGAATCGGGCAGGCCGGAACCCACGCCCGCACCATGCTGCACCAACACCTTATGCCGGGCCCGTATTAATTCCTCGACCCCTACCGGCAGCATTGCTACACGATACTCGTCGCGCTTGGTTTCTTTCGGAACGCCAACAATCACTGGGGGCACCTCAGTTGTGGCCGGGCTTGTTAAAGCTTGATGAGAAAATGGGTTAACGGCATTTCAACAGACATTCCTGCTTGCGCCAAGGGTTTCGCGAAGCACCATCCTTTGCCGAGGCTGAGTTGGCCACCTCCCTAGTGGACACCCGCCCAAAAGCGTGTCAGAATGTCGTTCTTTCCCGCTCCAATCGGTGGGTAGATTCCTCTTTCAATTGGTGGCACACTGCGGACCAGAACTTTTCGAGGGAACGGTGGGGATACCCAGATCATTCCCATCGTGATGAGACACCGACTTCCTGAACGCATGACGCGAGTTTTTTCACTGCAACGCACACTAATGACACGGAAGAGCAAATGGATCGATGTCGAATCGGTCGATGAGCCGGCCGTGGCGGTCGCGCGCCGAGCCATTCGAGCCCGGATGCGAACGGTATGGGAATGGGCGCCACTGGCTGCAGATCAGGCGACCGAAGATGTCGAATACATTCATCAACTACGCGTATCCACTCGCCGAGCCCGAGCGGCGTTGCAACTATTCGAAAACATGCTGCCCCGAAAACGGAGCCGCTGGTTTCGCAAGCAGTTGAAGCGGTTGCGCGAGGCGGCTGGCGAGGCCCGCGATTTGGATGTGCTGGCCCAGCATGTGGGAGCGGTTTGCGAAGCCGATCATTCACCGGGATGCGGATCCTTGCTGGAGCGCATTTCGGAAGCGCGGCGGGCGGCCCAGCCGGCGATCACCGAAATTTATCACAAACTCAAACAGCGCGCATTTCGACGCCGTGTGAAAAAGCTGGTAGGTAAAATCCGCTGGCGTTCGGATAACGGCGAGGCGCCTTCTTATTCGACGGCTGCCCAGATCGGTTTGCGGCCCTTGGCTACAGCATTTTTCCTGGCGGCGGAGGCTGACTTTGAAAGCATTCTCGCCGTACATGAATTTCGCATTGCTGGAAAACATTTGCGGTACGCCATGGAAGTGTTCGCCGCCGCGTTCAATCCAATCTTTCGCAAGGAGCTGTACCCAGTCGTCGAGGAACTACAGAACAAACTCGGCGCCGTGAACGATCGCTCGAATAACCGGGACCGTTGCCTGGCGTGGCTGGATGAAACCCGCGATGAGTCGCAACGCTTGATCTTGAGCAAAATTATCTCGCTGGAAACCACCGCTTTTCAGGCTGCCATGCGCGAATTTCGCCAGTGGTGGACGCCCGAACGGACCGCCGAATTAAAAGCCCGCTTTTGGCAAGAAATAGCCCCCAGCGAAGCCCGCTGTGCATAGCGGTTGTTTCAGGGAACCGCTTAAACGTGATCGCTGCCAAGCGGCGGTTCTTCAACCGGTTGCGGACCGTCAGGAACAATTGCCGGCACCGCTTTCAGGAACCGGCCTCCGCTTTCGTACCAGCCTTCCGCCTTAAAGCGACACCAGGGCAGGTCAATCAAAAATCCCACCCACCGGCTGTCCCCCGCATGAAAAGATGCCACCATGCGCCTCTGCGACAAGGGCTGCGGGTGATAAAACCCAAACCCCCCTTCAGAAAGAGATTTGCCCGCCACGACAATCGCCGGCCCGCACGGCATTTGGCCATCGAGGCCGATAGGCGTAAGCCGCACCAACTGCGGATACGGATATCGCCGATCACCACGGCGTTCTGGCTTGTAGCCGGGGCGGTGCATTAGCATCAACAGTTCGTGCACCCGGTCGCGAATGGCTTCGTCGATTGCGGGGCCGCCAAAAAATCGGTTGGTTGCGGGCTCCTCGAAAGCAGCACACATAGAATCACCCTCCAAAACATTGGTCGGCATCATAAAGGCTTCTCAAACCAAGATCACGGTTGCTCAATGCCGACGCGGATAACTCGCTTGCCCAAATGCCAGGTTGAAACACCAATTTGGATATAAACAGAAATTGCCACTTCAACCAAGGAAAAGAAATCGGCGATGGGCGAAGTTTGATTTGCGAGACGAAGCTCTGCAATGCGAGGAGGTCGCAATAAAAACCTAGTTCACGTTTGCTCGGCCGTCAAATCAATCTAAGCTGTGCGCTTTGGCAGATGATTGCGGCAGATTAAGTTCAGAAACCTACGGTGAGAATTGGCAACATGACACGCCATTCCGTGTCAAAATTCAACCATGCAGCCAATTCAAAAATCCGAGCAGCGTTTCCGAAACATTGTCGTAGCCTGGGCAAGCCTTGCCGATCGCCAGCAGGACAATCAACGCGAACAGCGCCAACGACGTATACCAGATGATTTTTTCAATCGCGTGGTAAGTTCGGCCGCGCCGGTCGGATCGACGCAGAAAATGATCCGTGGTCACGCCGGCCAAGGCGCACAAAATGCAAACTAGGAGAAGTGGACTTACCATATTGTAATGCACCCGGCCTCAGCGGATGGAAACCGACCAGGTTCCACAAGCATACCTCAGAAATGCGGGCTCGGCGTGGCTTTAATCCGCTTATGCAAACCAGCGGTTTTTCGTCTGGCCGCTGGATCACTATCCTAGCGAATTGACGTTAGTTGCAATCGCATATGTAATAAACAAGCACACGCCGGTCATCAACATCATTGCTGCCAGAAATAGCAGGTCGGCGAGCCGTTCGGTTTGCAACCGCCGGCGAATTTTTCGATTGCGCAAGGCCCAGTACGACAACAGACAGGAGGCCATAAAAATCAGCGCGTCAAACGCCAGCAAATCGTCGGCCAGCGTGTTGACCTTTTGCAAAGTAATCACGATCCGAATTAGCCCGATCACTGTCAGGCACACGCCGACCATGGCGGCAGAAACCGCAAAGGTGTGAACGCACAAATCGTCTTCCAGCGGCATCCTGTCTTTGATCTCGGCCATGGTGAATTACGACATCCTTTCCGGGCTGCCCCGCAAAGCCGAATGCTTTGTGGTGTATTGATTTCCGGCACCTCGCATGCGGCACGCATTATGGCGAGAGAGATTTATCCACGCAACATCAGCTAGAGGGCCGCTAAAAGAAAGAAATGCGACGCCTGGAAATCATCAATCAACAAAACAGTCACGATGTGCCGAGTCATATCACAGCGGAATTTCCACCGGCGGTTTCACCCTCGGTAGGCTTTTCGCGATCTTCGCGGCGACGGAGGTAAAGCTTGATCGGCACTTCTGCAAACGGCAACCGTTCGCGAAACACGCCCAACAAGTAACGGCGGTACGTTTGCGAAATGCCCGTCGGATTGGAACAAAACAACACCATCGTGGGCGGTTCGATCCCCACTTGCGTGGCGAACAAGATTTTGGGTTGGCGATTTTGATAGATCGGCGGCGGGTTGGCGTCGATGGCCGCACGCAACAGCTTGTTCAGATCGGCAGTGGCGACTCGCTGCCGGGCCTGCTTGAACAACACTTGAGCATGGTTCAACAGCGCTTTCACGTTTTTGCCGCTTTGGCCCGTGACAAAGGCAATCGGAACATAGTGCACGGCACGAAAGGTATCGTAAATGTAATGCACCCACTTTTCCGTGGGCATGCTTTCATGGCGGAGATCCCACTTGTTGACGACGAAGATGCACGGCTTATATTGCTGCGAAATGTAATCGCTCAGTTGCTTGTCGACTTTGCTGATGCGCTGCGTGGGATCGAAAAACAATAGCACGACATCGGCCCGACGGATACTGCGCTGCGCCCGGTGCAGGCTGTAAAACTCCACGTCGCTGGCAATGCTGCGCTTCCGCTTGAGTCCCGGAGTGTCAATGGCCATGAAGGATTTGCCGTCGAGTTGGAAATGCACGTCCACACTGTCGCGGGTTGTGCCGGGCACTTCGCTGACGATCATCCGTTCGGCCTGGGCCAACGTATTCACGAACGTGCTTTTTCCCACGTTGCGGCGGCCGACAATGGCCACTTTCATTTCCGGCTCTTGCGGCGGAGCGACGTTTTCCTCCAACTGGGGCGGCAGTCGCTCGAGAATCAAATCGATGAGCTCTTCCCGGTGCCGGTTTTGCGTGGTGCTAATGCACAGCAACTTGCCGCGGCCCAGCTTGTAAAATTCGTCGGTGTTGGGATCAATCGACAGGTCATCTGCTTTATTGGCCACGCAGATGGTTGGCGCTTGAACGTATCGCAAGCGCTTGGCGACTTCCTGATCCTGCGGCATCAGCCCTTCCCGGGCATCGACTACCAGCAAAATGACTGCCGCTTGCTCCAGGGCTGCGTTAATTTGCTCCTCGATTTGCGGCGTGAGGTTATCAGGATCTTGAAAACCCAGGCCGCCCGTATCGACCAGCTCGAAATACCGTCCTTTTTCACAAATCAAATACGTGAGCCGGTCGCGGGTGACGCCGGCCGAGGAATCGACAATGGCAAGTTTGCGGCGCGCAAGCCAGTTAAACAGGCTCGATTTGCCCACATTTGGCCGGCCGACGATTACAACTTGCGGAAGACCCATATTACTAGCGTAACATGACGTACCGAAACGATATAGGAGCCGCCTGTTTGCCCCACCATAAAAGCCGGGTAGGATGGATGTCCGCCCGACGGACCGGGAATTATATCCAGGTGGTCAGGGGGAGTTTTGCTTCCATGGCGATTGAAGAAACATCAGCAAACGACGACGCTTTGGTAAACCGGGTCCGCGCCGGCGACTGCTTAGCTCTGTCGGAATTTTTGGTTGGCCGGCAGCCGCAACTGATGGCTTTTATCGAGCGCCGCTTAGGACCTGGGTTGCGGCGGAAAATTGAGCCGGACGATTTGTATCAGGAGGTGAGTGCCGAGGCAGTGCGGTCGCTGGGCGAAGTGAAATTGATGGAGCGCGATCCGTTCAATTGGCTGTGCCAAGTGGCGGAAAGGCGGATTATCGATGCCCACCGCAGATTCTTCGGCAGCCAGAAACGAAATGCGGGACGCGAAGTCTCGCTGGATGCTGGAGGCGGCAGCGCGAGCACGAGCCGGCCGGGACTAATCAATATGCTTGTGGCTAGCATGACATCGGCCAGCCAGGTGTTTTCGCGTGATCAAAAGCAAATCCGCATGTTGACAGCCCTGGAACAGCTGCCGGAAGAAAATCGCGAGGCTTTGCGACTGAGATACTTGGAAGGGATGCCGTCTAAACAAATTGCCGAAAAACTAGGAAAAACGGACGGCGCCATTCGGGTGATGCTTACTCGTTCGCTGGCCAAACTGCAACAGATTTTGGGTACGGATACCATGAGTAATGTGTGAACAGTATTTACAAGAGACCCTTGATTTTCTCGATCGCCGGAGGGACAGGCCTTCCGGAAAATCACGAATGACGCCAAGGAATTGAATTGTGGCACGTATTGTCATGGCCATGTCGGGCGGGGTGGATAGCAGCGTCGCGGCGGCGCTGTTGTGCCGCGCCGGCCACGAGGTGGTCGGCGTGTTTATGCGTCACGGGGAAGCGCCCGTAGCGGCAGAAACCACCGCTTGTGCCTCCGCGATTTCAGCCGAGGGTCAACTATTGCCAATGATTCAAGGCCGCCTCGACCATAAACAGGGCTGCTGCAGCGCTTCGGACGCCGAAGATGCTCGTCGTGTTGCTGAATGGCTGGGCATTCCGTTTTATGCTCTGAACTTGAGCGATGATTTTGCGCGGATCATTGACTATTTTGTCGCTGAATACTCTGCCGCACGCACACCCAATCCGTGTGTGATGTGCAACAATTGGTTGAAGTTTGGGAAGTTGTTTGATTATGCAGACCAGGTGGGAGCCGAGTTTGTCGCTACCGGCCATTATGCACGGATTCGAATGTTGGAAGTCCCCGGTCAGACGCCAGGTAGCACTCAATTGTTCCGCGGGATGGACCCAACCAAAGATCAATCTTACGTGCTGTTTGGAGTTGATCGCAGTTGTCTGCCGCGCATGATGCTGCCGATTGGCGATTATCAGAAATCCGAAATCCGGCAATTGGCCCGCGAGCTTCGCTTACGAGTGGCTGACAAGCGCGATAGCCAGGAAATTTGCTTTGTTTCCAGCGGCGACCATGCCGAATTCGTGCGGCGAAACCGTTTTCGTCGAAGCGAATCCGAGAGCGATTCTGTCGGCATGCCGGACGAAACGGATACATCGGGAGAAATTGTGCTGGCGAATGGTTCCATTGTAGGCAAGCATGACGGCATTGAAGCGTTCACCATCGGTCAACGCAAAGGGTTAGGCGTGGCGCTGGGCGAGCCATATTATGTCACGCATATTGAAGCCGCCAGCCACCGAGTAGTGATCGGACGGCGAGAAGAACTGGCTCGCTGCGAAGTAACTGCCGACCACGCAAATTGGCTGGACGAGGCGCCTCTGGCGCCATTCCGCGCGCAAGTGCAAATTCGCTACAACAGCGCTGCAGCACCGGCATTGGTGGAACCACTCGAAAATGACCGCTTCCGTGTCCAATTCGACGAGCCACGCTATGGCGTCGCTCCAGGACAAGCGGCGGTCTGTTATGATGGAGATCGCATACTTGGAGGTGGCTGGATTGAATGAAGACCGGATTTACGTTCTTGCGGCCAGCCAGGCGAGTACTATAATCGCGGCAGAGCAATAGATTTGCCTTTCAGCGCCATAATAAAAAGATCACACATGCCGCAGCTTTCCTTTCTCTTCGCTCAATTTGATCATCTGCCCGACAACATCGGTCTGTATATTGCGGGCGGCGTATTTGCTTTTTTCTTTCTCGTTTTTCTCCTATTAGTGCTCACCTACGGTAAGCTATGGTTCCAAGCATACATGTCAAATGCTCGGGTCAGCTTACTGACTTTGGTGGGGATGAGTTTGCGCAAAGTTGACGCACGAGTGATCGTGCAAGCCAAAATTATGGCTTTACAAGCCGGCGTAGGAACTGATCCACAAACCGGCATCACCACCCGCCGCCTGGAAGCACACTATTTGGCGGGCGGCGATGTGCCGCGCGTCATTCGGGCGATTATCGCCGCCCATCGAGCCGACATCGATTTGGACTTCGACCGCGCGGCCGCCATCGACTTGGCCGGTCGCGACGTGCTGGACGCGGTGCAAACTAGCGTCAATCCCAAGGTCATCGATTGTCCGGATCCTAATACCAGCCGCAAAAGCACTCTTTCGGCCATTGCGAAAAATGGCGTGGAATTGAAAGTGAAAGCACGGGTCACGGTCCGCACCAATTTGCAGCAACTCATTGGTGGTGCTACTGAAGAAACCATTATTGCCCGCGTGGGGGAAGGGATCATCACGGCAATCGGTTCATCCGAAAGCCACTTAAGTGTAATTGAGAATCCCGATCGCATCAGCAAAGCGGTACTCGAACGAGGCCTGGACGCCAATACAGCATTTCAAATTGTGTCAATTGATATTGCCGATTGTGACCCTGGTGAAAACATTGGCGCCCGCCTGCAGGCAGACCAAGCCGAAGCCGATACGCGCGTGGCTCGCGCCAAGGCCGAAGAACGGCGAGCAATTGCGATTGCCCGTGAACAGGAAATGAAAGCTGCGGTACAGGAGAATCGCGCCCTCGTCCTCCAAGCCGAAACACAAGTTCCGGTTGCCATGGCCCACGCGTTTCGCACGGGTAATTTACATGGCAAAACGTCCGACAACGGCGCCGCATTATAATTTGTCAGCCTCATAGTTGTCCAGCAGCAATCATATCTGTTTCTGCAACACACCAGCGGCGCGACAGTCCCAGTGCGATGCCAAAGATCAAATGCACACGCAGGTCAGTCTGCTGCTCGCACAAGGTTTATCACAATGCCGTCACGGCACCACGAGCGAACCTCCGTTGAACAAACAACATGATAAGCCCTATGCAGGCCAACGCCGCGCTACTCGGCTCCGGCACTGCAGCTGTGGATGCTGCCCCACCCTGTAACAGCAAATTCAGCAGGGCCTGCAGATCTGTGTTTGTGACTTTACCATTTTGATCGACATCAGCGATCGCCAGGAATTCCGAGTTCGACAAGCCATATGCCGCTTGAAACGCGCTCGGATTCGTCAGCGCTTGCAACATCAGTGTGATATCCGCGCTTGATTTCTGACCGTCTCGATTAAAATCTCCACGCATGATAGCTCGGTAAATGGCGAATGTCGCCTGATCCTGTATTTTTGAATCGACCGTGCCATAAAAGTCGCCATAACTTGGATCGGACAATCCAAAAATGTCGACAAGCGGTTCCGTTGTGAGCGTGACACCATCTGAAAAATGAACGGTCACCGTGTACGCAAAACCATACGCGCCAAAGGTTGGGCCGGAGCCGATGTAAAGGTCTTTTTCCAACTCGTGTTGATCGATCAGCGAAACACCAAACGGCGCGGTATTTGATGGCACAGAGGACCAACCGCTTCCGGTTACG
This portion of the Pirellulales bacterium genome encodes:
- the ald gene encoding alanine dehydrogenase, with protein sequence MIVGVPKETKRDEYRVAMLPVGVEELIRARHKVLVQHGAGVGSGLPDSLYEQAGARMVDRAEAIFAEAEMIVKVKEPQPQEIPLLRRGQALFTYFHFAADRKLTESFLATGATAIAYETLRDDRGRLPLLTPMSEVAGRMSVQEGAKYLERPQQGRGILLGGVPGVAPANILILGGGVVGANAAKVAAGFGANIALLDVNMDRLRYLDDVTPANVDVLFSDRHTVREYLKLADLVIGAVLIPGAKAPMLVEREDLKLMKHGSVIIDVAIDQGGCIATSKPTTHSEPTYIVDEVLHYCVTNMPGAVGRTSTYALCNVTLPWVLELANRSIVRAAQELPPIAAAVNIIDSEVTNRPVAETFGMHYHARF
- a CDS encoding CHAD domain-containing protein; protein product: MTRKSKWIDVESVDEPAVAVARRAIRARMRTVWEWAPLAADQATEDVEYIHQLRVSTRRARAALQLFENMLPRKRSRWFRKQLKRLREAAGEARDLDVLAQHVGAVCEADHSPGCGSLLERISEARRAAQPAITEIYHKLKQRAFRRRVKKLVGKIRWRSDNGEAPSYSTAAQIGLRPLATAFFLAAEADFESILAVHEFRIAGKHLRYAMEVFAAAFNPIFRKELYPVVEELQNKLGAVNDRSNNRDRCLAWLDETRDESQRLILSKIISLETTAFQAAMREFRQWWTPERTAELKARFWQEIAPSEARCA
- the der gene encoding ribosome biogenesis GTPase Der; its protein translation is MGLPQVVIVGRPNVGKSSLFNWLARRKLAIVDSSAGVTRDRLTYLICEKGRYFELVDTGGLGFQDPDNLTPQIEEQINAALEQAAVILLVVDAREGLMPQDQEVAKRLRYVQAPTICVANKADDLSIDPNTDEFYKLGRGKLLCISTTQNRHREELIDLILERLPPQLEENVAPPQEPEMKVAIVGRRNVGKSTFVNTLAQAERMIVSEVPGTTRDSVDVHFQLDGKSFMAIDTPGLKRKRSIASDVEFYSLHRAQRSIRRADVVLLFFDPTQRISKVDKQLSDYISQQYKPCIFVVNKWDLRHESMPTEKWVHYIYDTFRAVHYVPIAFVTGQSGKNVKALLNHAQVLFKQARQRVATADLNKLLRAAIDANPPPIYQNRQPKILFATQVGIEPPTMVLFCSNPTGISQTYRRYLLGVFRERLPFAEVPIKLYLRRREDREKPTEGETAGGNSAVI
- a CDS encoding sigma-70 family RNA polymerase sigma factor gives rise to the protein MAIEETSANDDALVNRVRAGDCLALSEFLVGRQPQLMAFIERRLGPGLRRKIEPDDLYQEVSAEAVRSLGEVKLMERDPFNWLCQVAERRIIDAHRRFFGSQKRNAGREVSLDAGGGSASTSRPGLINMLVASMTSASQVFSRDQKQIRMLTALEQLPEENREALRLRYLEGMPSKQIAEKLGKTDGAIRVMLTRSLAKLQQILGTDTMSNV
- the mnmA gene encoding tRNA 2-thiouridine(34) synthase MnmA — its product is MARIVMAMSGGVDSSVAAALLCRAGHEVVGVFMRHGEAPVAAETTACASAISAEGQLLPMIQGRLDHKQGCCSASDAEDARRVAEWLGIPFYALNLSDDFARIIDYFVAEYSAARTPNPCVMCNNWLKFGKLFDYADQVGAEFVATGHYARIRMLEVPGQTPGSTQLFRGMDPTKDQSYVLFGVDRSCLPRMMLPIGDYQKSEIRQLARELRLRVADKRDSQEICFVSSGDHAEFVRRNRFRRSESESDSVGMPDETDTSGEIVLANGSIVGKHDGIEAFTIGQRKGLGVALGEPYYVTHIEAASHRVVIGRREELARCEVTADHANWLDEAPLAPFRAQVQIRYNSAAAPALVEPLENDRFRVQFDEPRYGVAPGQAAVCYDGDRILGGGWIE
- the floA gene encoding flotillin-like protein FloA (flotillin-like protein involved in membrane lipid rafts) is translated as MPQLSFLFAQFDHLPDNIGLYIAGGVFAFFFLVFLLLVLTYGKLWFQAYMSNARVSLLTLVGMSLRKVDARVIVQAKIMALQAGVGTDPQTGITTRRLEAHYLAGGDVPRVIRAIIAAHRADIDLDFDRAAAIDLAGRDVLDAVQTSVNPKVIDCPDPNTSRKSTLSAIAKNGVELKVKARVTVRTNLQQLIGGATEETIIARVGEGIITAIGSSESHLSVIENPDRISKAVLERGLDANTAFQIVSIDIADCDPGENIGARLQADQAEADTRVARAKAEERRAIAIAREQEMKAAVQENRALVLQAETQVPVAMAHAFRTGNLHGKTSDNGAAL
- a CDS encoding dockerin type I domain-containing protein, which produces MKRLFSAVLVVIINVSTATSWGHGFDLAINFAADNITPASLSASDSSDGDYFDKQEAMAAPNDFFYASFDVVGSDMNGLYFPTIHGFVATAGRWPSYTATYSVVSPLYFSNGTSINGNGLGSAMASPAPQGTTLDIFDIYGDDPSYPPFPHPGAQPGDVYVTGSGWSSVPSNTAPFGVSLIDQHELEKDLYIGSGPTFGAYGFAYTVTVHFSDGVTLTTEPLVDIFGLSDPSYGDFYGTVDSKIQDQATFAIYRAIMRGDFNRDGQKSSADITLMLQALTNPSAFQAAYGLSNSEFLAIADVDQNGKVTNTDLQALLNLLLQGGAASTAAVPEPSSAALACIGLIMLFVQRRFARGAVTAL